From the genome of Salvelinus fontinalis isolate EN_2023a chromosome 20, ASM2944872v1, whole genome shotgun sequence, one region includes:
- the LOC129817908 gene encoding GTPase IMAP family member 9-like: MEFSSTECIRVVLIGKTGNGKSASANTILGRKEFASKSSTDSVTTVCKKAVGKVDGITVSVVDTPGLFDTTLSNKDVQQEIVKCVSLSAPGPHVFIIVLSVGRITQEELDTLDLIEKTFGPRAGMFCLVLFTRGDDLENESIQDYIGNSKNAKLKKLIRDCGDRFHVFNNRDKNRTQVTELLKKINKMVSMNKGSFYTNEMFQEADAAIKQKQEAILKEREMEIKADMEKLKVSHETDMEKMKSKLEEERLKVQEERQLRDKLLREREEAIRKEHEDKEKAEKEERELEDKKRKEDKKLKKEIWNTEKERMEKEIQTQEIKLKNLQREKEEEYNMRMEKLRKEEKDREEQLQNQERKFAKLKREQEEEIKRREKEEDERRKKEEKVRQEWQSKIEEAEKGQTELQEAMCREKEEWEEQLKKERDRQQEEERLRQKEGVRQNLQHPYFLQLWLQITS, translated from the exons ATGGAGTTCTCCAGCACAGAGTGCATAAGGGTGGTGCTGATTGGGAAAACTGGCAATGGGAAGAGCGCCTCTGCAAACACTATCCTGGGCAGAAAAGAATTTGCGTCTAAATCCAGCACTGATTCTGTGACAACAGTTTGCAAGAAGGCAGTTGGCAAAGTTGATGGAATAACAGTTTCTGTGGTTGACACACCTGGCCTTTTTGACACAACACTGTCTAATAAAGATGTTCAGCAAGAGATAGTGAAATGTGTTTCCCTGTCAGCTCCTGGACCCCATGTGTTTATCATAGTGTTGAGTGTCGGGAGAATCACACAGGAGGAGCTGGACACTTTGGACCTCATAGAGAAAACCTTTGGTCCACGGGCAGGAATGTTCTGCTTAGTTCTGTttactagaggagatgacttggaaaATGAATCAATTCAAGATTACATTGGGAACAGCAAGAATGCCAAACTGAAAAAACTGATCAGAGATTGTGGAGACAGATTCCATGTCTTCAACAACAGAGACAAGAATCGCACACAGGTCACTGAGCTTCTTAAGAAGATTAACAAAATGGTGTCCATGAACAAGGGCAGTTTCTACACCAATGAGATGTTCCAGGAGGCAGATGCAGCCATTAAACAAAAACAGGAAGcaatactgaaggagagagagatggagataaaggCTGACATGGAGAAACTGAAGGTCAGCCATGAAACAGACATGGAAAAGATGAAGTCAAAGTTGGAAGAGGAGAGATTGAAAGTTCAGGAGGAAAGACAGCTGAGAGATAaactgttgagagagagagaggaagctatTAGAAAAGAACATGAGGACAAGGAGAAAGCAGAGAAGGAAGAAAGAgaattggaggacaaaaaaaggaaAGAAGATAAAAAGTTGAAAAAAGAAATATGGAACACAGAAAAAGAGAGGATGGAAAAAGAGATACAAACTCAGGAAATAAAGTTGAAAAACCTCCAAAGAGAAAAGGAAGAAGAATATAACATGAGGATGGAAAAACTGAGaaaagaagagaaagacagagaagaaCAGCTTCAAAATCAAGAAAGGAAGTTTGCTAAACTAAAAAGGGAACAGGAGGAAGAAattaaaaggagagagaaagaagaggatgagaggagaaagAAGGAAGAGAAAGTAAGACAAGAGTGGCAAAGCAAAATAGAGGAAGCAGAGAAAGGTCAAACAGAACTCCAAGAGGCCATGTGTAGAGAaaaagaggaatgggaggaacagttgaagaaagaaagagacagacaacAGGAAGAAGAAAGGCTGAGACAGAAGGAG ggggtgcggCAGAAccttcagcacccctacttcctgcagcTATGGCTGCAGATAACCAGCTAA
- the LOC129817909 gene encoding GTPase IMAP family member 8-like, which produces MELPPKMSESPTELRIVLLGKNGSEKSAVGNFILNTVAFDPNFVQNHCERARGQVEGRHIAVINTPDLLDPHISHDKLSEELRCCVTLSKPGPHVFLLVLQPEEFTQEEGDRIRTILDTLSDRSFDYSMVLTTHEDKRGHMDEDHPLNQMVRACRGRQHLMHLSDHTQLMADIDKIVKENGGDYLTCEIFEDSSSGMLQGKEEINRSKTDGSLKSSSEEELGKDILEQGESAQLDKWEKIREIVSSLRIVLLGKNDDKKSTVGNMILQKEAFRPAHFFNYKQPCDSASGEVNGKSVTVVKTPDFFAPRLTVQSLMEEMEKCKSLSAPGPHGVLLVLKPEGFTEENRNTFKLILSIFGKETFKYSMVIITHRKGVTRNPHLRQMIEECGGRHHEMYKQGSDHKELTEKIEKMVEENEWRYLTSNEETTHDTMTPKAQRLNVVLCGRRGAGKTSIANAILVHAFLLVVPLGPLTDEDKGELEAIQKILSSRVNYFFMVLFRQDNIPVDKTAVDFVEQNADTKQLIKICGGRYKIYDALKIDNAKQTTELVAEIVKMMDQNRTCYTLYMYMEAKHQSELEEKNRRIKDLEERIRNMSQGEFVEHREEQILGGDWENNDLTL; this is translated from the exons ATGGAATTACCCCCAAAGA TGTCTGAAAGTCCTACAGAGCTAAGGATTGTGCTGCTCGGCAAGAATGGCTCTGAGAAGAGTGCTGTTGGGAACTTCATCCTGAACACAGTGGCATTTGATCCCAACTTTGTACAAAACCACTGTGAGAGAGCCAGGGGTCAGGTGGAGGGAAGACACATAGCTGTAATCAACACTCCAGACCTGTTAGACCCTCACATCTCACATGACAAACTCTCAGAGGAACTGCGTTGCTGTGTCACTCTGTCTAAACCGGGACCTCATGTGTTCCTGTTGGTGCTGCAGCCTGAGGAGTTCACACAGGAAGAGGGAGACAGAATCAGGACAATCCTAGACACCCTCAGTGACCGGTCCTTTGACTACTCAATGGTACTGACAACTCATGAAGACAAGAGGGGACACATGGATGAGGATCACCCTCTGAATCAGATGGTCAGAGCCTGTAGAGGGAGGCAGCACCTCATGCACCTCAGTGACCACACTCAACTTATGGCAGATATTGACAAGATTGTAAAGGAGAATGGAGGAGACTATCTCACCTGTGAGATATTTGAAGATAGTTCAAGTGGCATGTTACAAGGGAAAGAGGAAATCAACAGGAGTAAAACTGATGGAAGCCTCAAATCTTCCTCTGAGGAAGAACTTGGAAAGGATATTTTGGAACAAGGTGAATCAGCACAATTGGACAAATGGGAGAAAATTAGAGAAATTG TGTCTTCACTCAGGATTGTGCTTCTGGGGAAGAATGACGACAAGAAGAGTACAGTGGGTAACATGATCCTACAGAAAGAGGCTTTTAGGCCTGCTCATTTCTTCAACTATAAACAGCCATGTGATTCAGCCAGTGGGGAGGTGAATGGCAAGTCTGTTACTGTTGTAAAGACTCCAGACTTCTTTGCTCCACGTCTGACTGTGCAGTCCCtgatggaggagatggagaaaTGTAAGTCCCTCTCTGCTCCTGGGCCTCATGGGGTCCTGCTGGTGTTGAAGCCTGAGGGGTtcacagaggagaacagaaaCACATTCAAGTTGATCCTGAGCATATTTGGTAAAGAAACCTTCAAGTACTCAATGGTGATCATTACTCACCGCAAGGGAGTCACAAGAAATCCTCATCTGAGACAAATGATCGAAGAATGTGGAGGAAGGCATCATGAAATGTACAAACAAGGAAGTGACCACAAAGAGTTAACTGAAAAGATAGAAAAGATGGTAGAGGAGAATGAATGGAGATACCTCACCTCCAATGAAGAGACAACACATGATACCATGACACCAAAGGCTCAGAGACTGAACGTGGTTCTGTGTGGCAGAAGAGGAGCCGGGAAGACTTCTATAGCCAATGCCATACTGG tccatgctttcctcctggtcGTACCTTTGGGTCCACTCACTGATGAAGACAAAGGAGAGTTGGAGGCCATCCAGAAGATTCTCAGCTCACGAGTCAATTACTTTTTCATGGTCCTGTTTAGACAGGATAACATTCCAGTTGATAAAACTGCAGTTGACTTTGTGGAACAAAATGCAGACACAAAGCAACTGATCAAGATATGCGGAGGGCGGTATAAAATCTATGATGCTTTGAAAATTGATAACGCCAAGCAGACGACAGAACTTGTAGCAGAAATAGTCAAAATGATGGATCAGAACAGAACCTGCTACACTCTGTACATGTACATGGAGGCTAAACACCAATCAGAACTGGAGGAAAAGAACAGAAGAATCAAGGATTTAGAGGAGAGAATCAGGAACATGTCACAAGGTGAGTTTGTTGAACACAGGGAGGAACAAATATTGGGGGGTGATTGGGAAAACAATGATTTAACACTATGA